The following is a genomic window from Sulfurihydrogenibium sp..
TTTAAATTAAATAAATTATATCACTCACCGTTAAGATTCATTAAATCAAAGATTTTTAAATTGTAGCTATAAAGCGTGTTTAGATAAGTCAGCTGTGCTGATTGGTAGTTATTTTCTGATTCTAATACTTCTAATGTGTTTGCTATGTTTGCTTTAAATCTTTCTGTTGATAGTCTAA
Proteins encoded in this region:
- a CDS encoding TolC family protein is translated as RLSTERFKANIANTLEVLESENNYQSAQLTYLNTLYSYNLKIFDLMNLNGE